One window of Pieris napi chromosome 1, ilPieNapi1.2, whole genome shotgun sequence genomic DNA carries:
- the LOC125051369 gene encoding GPI ethanolamine phosphate transferase 2 isoform X3, translating into MSNIDGHEVYNSGENSVILMVIDGLRYDFAAEEYMPYTGQLIKNKSACIYVSVAEPPTVTMPRIKSPERKKEKAQWRRTINFWRDIFAMMTGSVSTFADVALNFGAPAVKGDSILRVASSRGRHSVLYGDDTWLRLFPGLWTESDGTTSFFVTDYTEVDNNVTRHLDSVLTPLEDKKPKFDFLVLHYLGLDHIGHLEGARSPKIKPKLIEMDSIVKKIHTAMQTWDRSGVLIICGDHGMRDAGGHGGASPAEVLVPLVVLKSTDFQCPHELGPGPVVAQVDIAPTISWLLNAPIPGDSTGKFLPSLLPSDIRQHLYLLHVNALHNVKQGVPTDTEYYKQFKRAETQFARYLSTGQQSAARIAKEFYDESLAAMSKQLSEATTDFDVFALGLAVVFLYLMLTALVCVTLYSLQPENQRKISVTDKHKTNLGTVVAFAVIFAIVASTLTLTCFITETRSQFCSFGPAWSAAFLASAVALTFAYFLVKTGLEKIRDLSTLRDLNAIDFLLILGTLFHAWSFFGTSFIEEEHMTWYFFWNTLMFFVLVRTIVVIVLYFGKRLSGATEVQEKPELEHRMSDVGVGIVPKWVSLIGLHRYLRTMNQTGDRWLFLPDTADWLNAPENSNYLQAHLIIGTLATLAICLRNIRHMNNHLKIHSVLTILSTLCIFLYRISAGSIRLPNEVPKWDAEQVVQVFWWLLAAQTIFEVITYVGAFPNGNRFVYNKPKAKTEDYYYDSAEEPWNLNDVKLNLARSLTHIMYNQMMLIIVLLMRPHNVIMVPSIYITCLLTAKCLDHKLLDSRPGRNTEGADTLSLTLAHIWIGAVFYFYQGNSNSLASVDLGSGYVGLSEYSPVRVAARMGLHAYAGPALSGAHLFCSLPYTDINRYRQAVWRVTNIMALQRVYQVVIYCVIAIIFRHHLFVWSVFSPKLLYDFVATIFSVQALLTIAEIVCLTHVVSWISRCITYRRVT; encoded by the exons ATGTCAAA TATTGATGGCCATGAAGTGTACAATTCTGGTGAAAACAGTGTCATTCTCATGGTCATAGATGGGTTACGCTATGACTTTGCAGCTGAGGAATATATGCCTTACACGGGccagttaattaaaaacaaatctgCATGCATTTATGTTTCTGTTGCTGAGCCACCAACTGTCACAATGCCCAGGATTAAG TCACCTGAGCGTAAGAAGGAAAAGGCACAATGGAGGCGCACAATAAACTTCTGGCGGGATATATTT gcAATGATGACCGGTAGCGTGTCAACTTTTGCGGATGTCGCTTTGAATTTTGGCGCGCCGGCTGTCAAAGGCGACAGCATACTTCGGGTTGCGTCATCTAGGGGTCGCCACTCCGTATTATATGGAGATGACACTTGGTTAAGGTTATTTCCTGGGTTATGGACAGAATCGGACGGAACGACGTCATTTTTTGTCACAGATTATACAGAG GTGGACAACAACGTTACCAGACATTTAGATAGCGTACTTACTCCTTTAGAAGATAAAAAACCCAAATTCGATTTCCTCGTACTTCACTATTTAGGCTTAGACCATATCGGGCATCTAGAGGGCGCTAGGAGTCcaaaaattaaaccaaaattaatagaaatggATAGTattgtgaaaaaaatacacacGGCTATGCAAACATGG gACAGATCAGGGGTACTAATAATATGCGGGGACCACGGCATGCGGGACGCGGGGGGACACGGAGGGGCTTCGCCCGCCGAAGTGCTGGTCCCTTTAGTCGTGCTTAAGAGCACGGACTTCCAATGCCCACACGA ATTAGGTCCAGGACCCGTGGTGGCACAAGTGGACATAGCCCCGACAATATCTTGGCTACTAAACGCCCCCATCCCGGGAGACAGTACGGGCAAATTTCTGCCATCTCTGCTACCGAGTGATATCAGGCAACATTTGTATTTACTGCACGTGAACGCTCTTCATAATGTCAAGCAAGGCGTACCTACCGATACCG AATATTATAAGCAATTCAAACGCGCAGAAACCCAATTCGCTCGTTACCTCTCGACGGGACAACAGAGTGCCGCTCGAATCGCGAAAGAGTTCTACGACGAATCCTTGGCCGCCATGTCCAAGCAATTATCAGAAGCAACCACGGACTTCGACGTGTTCGCTTTGGGATTGGCTGTCgtgtttttatatttg ATGTTGACGGCCCTCGTTTGCGTGACTCTGTACTCGCTCCAACCGGAAAACCAACGCAAGATAAGCGTGACAGACAAACACAAAACGAACTTGGGCACGGTTGTCGCGTTTGCGGTGATCTTCGCGATCGTCGCCTCGACCCTCACGTTGACCTGCTTCATCACCGAAACGAGGAGCCAGTTCTGCTCCTTCGGGCCCGCGTGGTCCGCCGCCTTCTTGGCCTCGGCCGTCGCTCTCACCTTCGCCTACTTCCTCGTGAAGACCGGTTTGGAGAAAATCCGGGATCTGTCGACGTTGCGTGATTTGAATGCGATCGATTTCCTGCTGATCCTCGGCACTCTTTTCCACGCCTGGTCGTTTTTCGGCACGAGTTTCATAGAGGAGGAGCACATGACGTGGTACTTCTTTTGGAATACGCTGATGTTCTTCGTGTTGGTGCGAACGATCGTGGTGATCGTTTTGTATTTCGGCAAGCGGCTGTCGGGGGCTACTGAAGTTCAAGAGAAGCCGGAGTTGGAACACCGAATGAGCGACGTCGGCGTCGGTATCGTGCCGAAGTGGGTTTCGTTGATCGGTTTGCATAG ATATCTCCGTACAATGAACCAAACGGGCGACAGATGGCTCTTCCTCCCAGACACGGCCGATTGGTTGAACGCTCCGGAGAACTCGAATTATCTCCAAGCTCATCTAATTATAG GCACTCTCGCGACCCTTGCGATCTGCCTCAGAAACATCCGCCACATGAACAACCATCTGAAGATACATTCGGTGCTCACAATTCTATCCACGCTTTGTATATTTCTGTACCGAATCAGCGCGGGCTCCATCCGTCTGCCGAACGAAGTCCCGAAATGGGACGCAGAGCAAGTGGTCCAAGTGTTTTGGTGGCTTTTAGCCGCTCAAACTATATTCGAAGTCATCACTTATGTCG GTGCGTTTCCGAACGGGAATAGGTTCGTTTATAACAAGCCCAAAGCGAAAACCGAAGATTATTACTACGACAGCGCGGAAGAACCGTGGAACTTGAACGACGTCAAGTTAAACTTGGCTAGATCTTTAACTCACATAATGTACAATCAAATGATGCTGATAATAGTTCTGTTGATGCGTCCCCACAACGTCATCATGGTGCCCAGCATCTATATCACTTGCCTGCTCACGGCTAAATGCCTAGACCATAAGTTGTTGGATTCGAGACCCGGGAGAAACACGGAGGGCGCCGACACTTTAAGTCTGACTTTGGCGCACATTTGGATCGGAgctgtgttttatttttaccag gGCAACTCCAACAGCCTGGCCTCGGTGGACCTGGGCTCGGGTTACGTGGGTCTGAGTGAATACAGCCCGGTCCGGGTCGCCGCCCGCATGGGCCTCCACGCGTACGCCGGCCCGGCTTTGTCTGGGGCGCATTTATTCTGCTCGTTGCCTTATACAGATATTAACAG
- the LOC125051369 gene encoding GPI ethanolamine phosphate transferase 2 isoform X2, whose translation MLFWLQHKWSGLWLLIFAFGSLTLFLYGFFPLKYHSGKLAHMDDLPNFIDGVSIDGHEVYNSGENSVILMVIDGLRYDFAAEEYMPYTGQLIKNKSACIYVSVAEPPTVTMPRIKAMMTGSVSTFADVALNFGAPAVKGDSILRVASSRGRHSVLYGDDTWLRLFPGLWTESDGTTSFFVTDYTEVDNNVTRHLDSVLTPLEDKKPKFDFLVLHYLGLDHIGHLEGARSPKIKPKLIEMDSIVKKIHTAMQTWDRSGVLIICGDHGMRDAGGHGGASPAEVLVPLVVLKSTDFQCPHELGPGPVVAQVDIAPTISWLLNAPIPGDSTGKFLPSLLPSDIRQHLYLLHVNALHNVKQGVPTDTEYYKQFKRAETQFARYLSTGQQSAARIAKEFYDESLAAMSKQLSEATTDFDVFALGLAVVFLYLMLTALVCVTLYSLQPENQRKISVTDKHKTNLGTVVAFAVIFAIVASTLTLTCFITETRSQFCSFGPAWSAAFLASAVALTFAYFLVKTGLEKIRDLSTLRDLNAIDFLLILGTLFHAWSFFGTSFIEEEHMTWYFFWNTLMFFVLVRTIVVIVLYFGKRLSGATEVQEKPELEHRMSDVGVGIVPKWVSLIGLHRYLRTMNQTGDRWLFLPDTADWLNAPENSNYLQAHLIIGTLATLAICLRNIRHMNNHLKIHSVLTILSTLCIFLYRISAGSIRLPNEVPKWDAEQVVQVFWWLLAAQTIFEVITYVGAFPNGNRFVYNKPKAKTEDYYYDSAEEPWNLNDVKLNLARSLTHIMYNQMMLIIVLLMRPHNVIMVPSIYITCLLTAKCLDHKLLDSRPGRNTEGADTLSLTLAHIWIGAVFYFYQGNSNSLASVDLGSGYVGLSEYSPVRVAARMGLHAYAGPALSGAHLFCSLPYTDINRYRQAVWRVTNIMALQRVYQVVIYCVIAIIFRHHLFVWSVFSPKLLYDFVATIFSVQALLTIAEIVCLTHVVSWISRCITYRRVT comes from the exons ATGTTATTCTGGCTTCAACATAAATGGTCCGGACTCTGGCTACTTATATTCGCCTTTGGCAGTCTAACACTTTTTCTTTATGGCTTTTTTCCATTAAAGTATCATTCTGGCAAATTAGCTCATATGGATGATTTGCCAAATTTTATAGATGGAGTCAG TATTGATGGCCATGAAGTGTACAATTCTGGTGAAAACAGTGTCATTCTCATGGTCATAGATGGGTTACGCTATGACTTTGCAGCTGAGGAATATATGCCTTACACGGGccagttaattaaaaacaaatctgCATGCATTTATGTTTCTGTTGCTGAGCCACCAACTGTCACAATGCCCAGGATTAAG gcAATGATGACCGGTAGCGTGTCAACTTTTGCGGATGTCGCTTTGAATTTTGGCGCGCCGGCTGTCAAAGGCGACAGCATACTTCGGGTTGCGTCATCTAGGGGTCGCCACTCCGTATTATATGGAGATGACACTTGGTTAAGGTTATTTCCTGGGTTATGGACAGAATCGGACGGAACGACGTCATTTTTTGTCACAGATTATACAGAG GTGGACAACAACGTTACCAGACATTTAGATAGCGTACTTACTCCTTTAGAAGATAAAAAACCCAAATTCGATTTCCTCGTACTTCACTATTTAGGCTTAGACCATATCGGGCATCTAGAGGGCGCTAGGAGTCcaaaaattaaaccaaaattaatagaaatggATAGTattgtgaaaaaaatacacacGGCTATGCAAACATGG gACAGATCAGGGGTACTAATAATATGCGGGGACCACGGCATGCGGGACGCGGGGGGACACGGAGGGGCTTCGCCCGCCGAAGTGCTGGTCCCTTTAGTCGTGCTTAAGAGCACGGACTTCCAATGCCCACACGA ATTAGGTCCAGGACCCGTGGTGGCACAAGTGGACATAGCCCCGACAATATCTTGGCTACTAAACGCCCCCATCCCGGGAGACAGTACGGGCAAATTTCTGCCATCTCTGCTACCGAGTGATATCAGGCAACATTTGTATTTACTGCACGTGAACGCTCTTCATAATGTCAAGCAAGGCGTACCTACCGATACCG AATATTATAAGCAATTCAAACGCGCAGAAACCCAATTCGCTCGTTACCTCTCGACGGGACAACAGAGTGCCGCTCGAATCGCGAAAGAGTTCTACGACGAATCCTTGGCCGCCATGTCCAAGCAATTATCAGAAGCAACCACGGACTTCGACGTGTTCGCTTTGGGATTGGCTGTCgtgtttttatatttg ATGTTGACGGCCCTCGTTTGCGTGACTCTGTACTCGCTCCAACCGGAAAACCAACGCAAGATAAGCGTGACAGACAAACACAAAACGAACTTGGGCACGGTTGTCGCGTTTGCGGTGATCTTCGCGATCGTCGCCTCGACCCTCACGTTGACCTGCTTCATCACCGAAACGAGGAGCCAGTTCTGCTCCTTCGGGCCCGCGTGGTCCGCCGCCTTCTTGGCCTCGGCCGTCGCTCTCACCTTCGCCTACTTCCTCGTGAAGACCGGTTTGGAGAAAATCCGGGATCTGTCGACGTTGCGTGATTTGAATGCGATCGATTTCCTGCTGATCCTCGGCACTCTTTTCCACGCCTGGTCGTTTTTCGGCACGAGTTTCATAGAGGAGGAGCACATGACGTGGTACTTCTTTTGGAATACGCTGATGTTCTTCGTGTTGGTGCGAACGATCGTGGTGATCGTTTTGTATTTCGGCAAGCGGCTGTCGGGGGCTACTGAAGTTCAAGAGAAGCCGGAGTTGGAACACCGAATGAGCGACGTCGGCGTCGGTATCGTGCCGAAGTGGGTTTCGTTGATCGGTTTGCATAG ATATCTCCGTACAATGAACCAAACGGGCGACAGATGGCTCTTCCTCCCAGACACGGCCGATTGGTTGAACGCTCCGGAGAACTCGAATTATCTCCAAGCTCATCTAATTATAG GCACTCTCGCGACCCTTGCGATCTGCCTCAGAAACATCCGCCACATGAACAACCATCTGAAGATACATTCGGTGCTCACAATTCTATCCACGCTTTGTATATTTCTGTACCGAATCAGCGCGGGCTCCATCCGTCTGCCGAACGAAGTCCCGAAATGGGACGCAGAGCAAGTGGTCCAAGTGTTTTGGTGGCTTTTAGCCGCTCAAACTATATTCGAAGTCATCACTTATGTCG GTGCGTTTCCGAACGGGAATAGGTTCGTTTATAACAAGCCCAAAGCGAAAACCGAAGATTATTACTACGACAGCGCGGAAGAACCGTGGAACTTGAACGACGTCAAGTTAAACTTGGCTAGATCTTTAACTCACATAATGTACAATCAAATGATGCTGATAATAGTTCTGTTGATGCGTCCCCACAACGTCATCATGGTGCCCAGCATCTATATCACTTGCCTGCTCACGGCTAAATGCCTAGACCATAAGTTGTTGGATTCGAGACCCGGGAGAAACACGGAGGGCGCCGACACTTTAAGTCTGACTTTGGCGCACATTTGGATCGGAgctgtgttttatttttaccag gGCAACTCCAACAGCCTGGCCTCGGTGGACCTGGGCTCGGGTTACGTGGGTCTGAGTGAATACAGCCCGGTCCGGGTCGCCGCCCGCATGGGCCTCCACGCGTACGCCGGCCCGGCTTTGTCTGGGGCGCATTTATTCTGCTCGTTGCCTTATACAGATATTAACAG
- the LOC125051369 gene encoding GPI ethanolamine phosphate transferase 2 isoform X1, whose protein sequence is MLFWLQHKWSGLWLLIFAFGSLTLFLYGFFPLKYHSGKLAHMDDLPNFIDGVSIDGHEVYNSGENSVILMVIDGLRYDFAAEEYMPYTGQLIKNKSACIYVSVAEPPTVTMPRIKSPERKKEKAQWRRTINFWRDIFAMMTGSVSTFADVALNFGAPAVKGDSILRVASSRGRHSVLYGDDTWLRLFPGLWTESDGTTSFFVTDYTEVDNNVTRHLDSVLTPLEDKKPKFDFLVLHYLGLDHIGHLEGARSPKIKPKLIEMDSIVKKIHTAMQTWDRSGVLIICGDHGMRDAGGHGGASPAEVLVPLVVLKSTDFQCPHELGPGPVVAQVDIAPTISWLLNAPIPGDSTGKFLPSLLPSDIRQHLYLLHVNALHNVKQGVPTDTEYYKQFKRAETQFARYLSTGQQSAARIAKEFYDESLAAMSKQLSEATTDFDVFALGLAVVFLYLMLTALVCVTLYSLQPENQRKISVTDKHKTNLGTVVAFAVIFAIVASTLTLTCFITETRSQFCSFGPAWSAAFLASAVALTFAYFLVKTGLEKIRDLSTLRDLNAIDFLLILGTLFHAWSFFGTSFIEEEHMTWYFFWNTLMFFVLVRTIVVIVLYFGKRLSGATEVQEKPELEHRMSDVGVGIVPKWVSLIGLHRYLRTMNQTGDRWLFLPDTADWLNAPENSNYLQAHLIIGTLATLAICLRNIRHMNNHLKIHSVLTILSTLCIFLYRISAGSIRLPNEVPKWDAEQVVQVFWWLLAAQTIFEVITYVGAFPNGNRFVYNKPKAKTEDYYYDSAEEPWNLNDVKLNLARSLTHIMYNQMMLIIVLLMRPHNVIMVPSIYITCLLTAKCLDHKLLDSRPGRNTEGADTLSLTLAHIWIGAVFYFYQGNSNSLASVDLGSGYVGLSEYSPVRVAARMGLHAYAGPALSGAHLFCSLPYTDINRYRQAVWRVTNIMALQRVYQVVIYCVIAIIFRHHLFVWSVFSPKLLYDFVATIFSVQALLTIAEIVCLTHVVSWISRCITYRRVT, encoded by the exons ATGTTATTCTGGCTTCAACATAAATGGTCCGGACTCTGGCTACTTATATTCGCCTTTGGCAGTCTAACACTTTTTCTTTATGGCTTTTTTCCATTAAAGTATCATTCTGGCAAATTAGCTCATATGGATGATTTGCCAAATTTTATAGATGGAGTCAG TATTGATGGCCATGAAGTGTACAATTCTGGTGAAAACAGTGTCATTCTCATGGTCATAGATGGGTTACGCTATGACTTTGCAGCTGAGGAATATATGCCTTACACGGGccagttaattaaaaacaaatctgCATGCATTTATGTTTCTGTTGCTGAGCCACCAACTGTCACAATGCCCAGGATTAAG TCACCTGAGCGTAAGAAGGAAAAGGCACAATGGAGGCGCACAATAAACTTCTGGCGGGATATATTT gcAATGATGACCGGTAGCGTGTCAACTTTTGCGGATGTCGCTTTGAATTTTGGCGCGCCGGCTGTCAAAGGCGACAGCATACTTCGGGTTGCGTCATCTAGGGGTCGCCACTCCGTATTATATGGAGATGACACTTGGTTAAGGTTATTTCCTGGGTTATGGACAGAATCGGACGGAACGACGTCATTTTTTGTCACAGATTATACAGAG GTGGACAACAACGTTACCAGACATTTAGATAGCGTACTTACTCCTTTAGAAGATAAAAAACCCAAATTCGATTTCCTCGTACTTCACTATTTAGGCTTAGACCATATCGGGCATCTAGAGGGCGCTAGGAGTCcaaaaattaaaccaaaattaatagaaatggATAGTattgtgaaaaaaatacacacGGCTATGCAAACATGG gACAGATCAGGGGTACTAATAATATGCGGGGACCACGGCATGCGGGACGCGGGGGGACACGGAGGGGCTTCGCCCGCCGAAGTGCTGGTCCCTTTAGTCGTGCTTAAGAGCACGGACTTCCAATGCCCACACGA ATTAGGTCCAGGACCCGTGGTGGCACAAGTGGACATAGCCCCGACAATATCTTGGCTACTAAACGCCCCCATCCCGGGAGACAGTACGGGCAAATTTCTGCCATCTCTGCTACCGAGTGATATCAGGCAACATTTGTATTTACTGCACGTGAACGCTCTTCATAATGTCAAGCAAGGCGTACCTACCGATACCG AATATTATAAGCAATTCAAACGCGCAGAAACCCAATTCGCTCGTTACCTCTCGACGGGACAACAGAGTGCCGCTCGAATCGCGAAAGAGTTCTACGACGAATCCTTGGCCGCCATGTCCAAGCAATTATCAGAAGCAACCACGGACTTCGACGTGTTCGCTTTGGGATTGGCTGTCgtgtttttatatttg ATGTTGACGGCCCTCGTTTGCGTGACTCTGTACTCGCTCCAACCGGAAAACCAACGCAAGATAAGCGTGACAGACAAACACAAAACGAACTTGGGCACGGTTGTCGCGTTTGCGGTGATCTTCGCGATCGTCGCCTCGACCCTCACGTTGACCTGCTTCATCACCGAAACGAGGAGCCAGTTCTGCTCCTTCGGGCCCGCGTGGTCCGCCGCCTTCTTGGCCTCGGCCGTCGCTCTCACCTTCGCCTACTTCCTCGTGAAGACCGGTTTGGAGAAAATCCGGGATCTGTCGACGTTGCGTGATTTGAATGCGATCGATTTCCTGCTGATCCTCGGCACTCTTTTCCACGCCTGGTCGTTTTTCGGCACGAGTTTCATAGAGGAGGAGCACATGACGTGGTACTTCTTTTGGAATACGCTGATGTTCTTCGTGTTGGTGCGAACGATCGTGGTGATCGTTTTGTATTTCGGCAAGCGGCTGTCGGGGGCTACTGAAGTTCAAGAGAAGCCGGAGTTGGAACACCGAATGAGCGACGTCGGCGTCGGTATCGTGCCGAAGTGGGTTTCGTTGATCGGTTTGCATAG ATATCTCCGTACAATGAACCAAACGGGCGACAGATGGCTCTTCCTCCCAGACACGGCCGATTGGTTGAACGCTCCGGAGAACTCGAATTATCTCCAAGCTCATCTAATTATAG GCACTCTCGCGACCCTTGCGATCTGCCTCAGAAACATCCGCCACATGAACAACCATCTGAAGATACATTCGGTGCTCACAATTCTATCCACGCTTTGTATATTTCTGTACCGAATCAGCGCGGGCTCCATCCGTCTGCCGAACGAAGTCCCGAAATGGGACGCAGAGCAAGTGGTCCAAGTGTTTTGGTGGCTTTTAGCCGCTCAAACTATATTCGAAGTCATCACTTATGTCG GTGCGTTTCCGAACGGGAATAGGTTCGTTTATAACAAGCCCAAAGCGAAAACCGAAGATTATTACTACGACAGCGCGGAAGAACCGTGGAACTTGAACGACGTCAAGTTAAACTTGGCTAGATCTTTAACTCACATAATGTACAATCAAATGATGCTGATAATAGTTCTGTTGATGCGTCCCCACAACGTCATCATGGTGCCCAGCATCTATATCACTTGCCTGCTCACGGCTAAATGCCTAGACCATAAGTTGTTGGATTCGAGACCCGGGAGAAACACGGAGGGCGCCGACACTTTAAGTCTGACTTTGGCGCACATTTGGATCGGAgctgtgttttatttttaccag gGCAACTCCAACAGCCTGGCCTCGGTGGACCTGGGCTCGGGTTACGTGGGTCTGAGTGAATACAGCCCGGTCCGGGTCGCCGCCCGCATGGGCCTCCACGCGTACGCCGGCCCGGCTTTGTCTGGGGCGCATTTATTCTGCTCGTTGCCTTATACAGATATTAACAG
- the LOC125051369 gene encoding GPI ethanolamine phosphate transferase 2 isoform X4: MMTGSVSTFADVALNFGAPAVKGDSILRVASSRGRHSVLYGDDTWLRLFPGLWTESDGTTSFFVTDYTEVDNNVTRHLDSVLTPLEDKKPKFDFLVLHYLGLDHIGHLEGARSPKIKPKLIEMDSIVKKIHTAMQTWDRSGVLIICGDHGMRDAGGHGGASPAEVLVPLVVLKSTDFQCPHELGPGPVVAQVDIAPTISWLLNAPIPGDSTGKFLPSLLPSDIRQHLYLLHVNALHNVKQGVPTDTEYYKQFKRAETQFARYLSTGQQSAARIAKEFYDESLAAMSKQLSEATTDFDVFALGLAVVFLYLMLTALVCVTLYSLQPENQRKISVTDKHKTNLGTVVAFAVIFAIVASTLTLTCFITETRSQFCSFGPAWSAAFLASAVALTFAYFLVKTGLEKIRDLSTLRDLNAIDFLLILGTLFHAWSFFGTSFIEEEHMTWYFFWNTLMFFVLVRTIVVIVLYFGKRLSGATEVQEKPELEHRMSDVGVGIVPKWVSLIGLHRYLRTMNQTGDRWLFLPDTADWLNAPENSNYLQAHLIIGTLATLAICLRNIRHMNNHLKIHSVLTILSTLCIFLYRISAGSIRLPNEVPKWDAEQVVQVFWWLLAAQTIFEVITYVGAFPNGNRFVYNKPKAKTEDYYYDSAEEPWNLNDVKLNLARSLTHIMYNQMMLIIVLLMRPHNVIMVPSIYITCLLTAKCLDHKLLDSRPGRNTEGADTLSLTLAHIWIGAVFYFYQGNSNSLASVDLGSGYVGLSEYSPVRVAARMGLHAYAGPALSGAHLFCSLPYTDINRYRQAVWRVTNIMALQRVYQVVIYCVIAIIFRHHLFVWSVFSPKLLYDFVATIFSVQALLTIAEIVCLTHVVSWISRCITYRRVT, encoded by the exons ATGATGACCGGTAGCGTGTCAACTTTTGCGGATGTCGCTTTGAATTTTGGCGCGCCGGCTGTCAAAGGCGACAGCATACTTCGGGTTGCGTCATCTAGGGGTCGCCACTCCGTATTATATGGAGATGACACTTGGTTAAGGTTATTTCCTGGGTTATGGACAGAATCGGACGGAACGACGTCATTTTTTGTCACAGATTATACAGAG GTGGACAACAACGTTACCAGACATTTAGATAGCGTACTTACTCCTTTAGAAGATAAAAAACCCAAATTCGATTTCCTCGTACTTCACTATTTAGGCTTAGACCATATCGGGCATCTAGAGGGCGCTAGGAGTCcaaaaattaaaccaaaattaatagaaatggATAGTattgtgaaaaaaatacacacGGCTATGCAAACATGG gACAGATCAGGGGTACTAATAATATGCGGGGACCACGGCATGCGGGACGCGGGGGGACACGGAGGGGCTTCGCCCGCCGAAGTGCTGGTCCCTTTAGTCGTGCTTAAGAGCACGGACTTCCAATGCCCACACGA ATTAGGTCCAGGACCCGTGGTGGCACAAGTGGACATAGCCCCGACAATATCTTGGCTACTAAACGCCCCCATCCCGGGAGACAGTACGGGCAAATTTCTGCCATCTCTGCTACCGAGTGATATCAGGCAACATTTGTATTTACTGCACGTGAACGCTCTTCATAATGTCAAGCAAGGCGTACCTACCGATACCG AATATTATAAGCAATTCAAACGCGCAGAAACCCAATTCGCTCGTTACCTCTCGACGGGACAACAGAGTGCCGCTCGAATCGCGAAAGAGTTCTACGACGAATCCTTGGCCGCCATGTCCAAGCAATTATCAGAAGCAACCACGGACTTCGACGTGTTCGCTTTGGGATTGGCTGTCgtgtttttatatttg ATGTTGACGGCCCTCGTTTGCGTGACTCTGTACTCGCTCCAACCGGAAAACCAACGCAAGATAAGCGTGACAGACAAACACAAAACGAACTTGGGCACGGTTGTCGCGTTTGCGGTGATCTTCGCGATCGTCGCCTCGACCCTCACGTTGACCTGCTTCATCACCGAAACGAGGAGCCAGTTCTGCTCCTTCGGGCCCGCGTGGTCCGCCGCCTTCTTGGCCTCGGCCGTCGCTCTCACCTTCGCCTACTTCCTCGTGAAGACCGGTTTGGAGAAAATCCGGGATCTGTCGACGTTGCGTGATTTGAATGCGATCGATTTCCTGCTGATCCTCGGCACTCTTTTCCACGCCTGGTCGTTTTTCGGCACGAGTTTCATAGAGGAGGAGCACATGACGTGGTACTTCTTTTGGAATACGCTGATGTTCTTCGTGTTGGTGCGAACGATCGTGGTGATCGTTTTGTATTTCGGCAAGCGGCTGTCGGGGGCTACTGAAGTTCAAGAGAAGCCGGAGTTGGAACACCGAATGAGCGACGTCGGCGTCGGTATCGTGCCGAAGTGGGTTTCGTTGATCGGTTTGCATAG ATATCTCCGTACAATGAACCAAACGGGCGACAGATGGCTCTTCCTCCCAGACACGGCCGATTGGTTGAACGCTCCGGAGAACTCGAATTATCTCCAAGCTCATCTAATTATAG GCACTCTCGCGACCCTTGCGATCTGCCTCAGAAACATCCGCCACATGAACAACCATCTGAAGATACATTCGGTGCTCACAATTCTATCCACGCTTTGTATATTTCTGTACCGAATCAGCGCGGGCTCCATCCGTCTGCCGAACGAAGTCCCGAAATGGGACGCAGAGCAAGTGGTCCAAGTGTTTTGGTGGCTTTTAGCCGCTCAAACTATATTCGAAGTCATCACTTATGTCG GTGCGTTTCCGAACGGGAATAGGTTCGTTTATAACAAGCCCAAAGCGAAAACCGAAGATTATTACTACGACAGCGCGGAAGAACCGTGGAACTTGAACGACGTCAAGTTAAACTTGGCTAGATCTTTAACTCACATAATGTACAATCAAATGATGCTGATAATAGTTCTGTTGATGCGTCCCCACAACGTCATCATGGTGCCCAGCATCTATATCACTTGCCTGCTCACGGCTAAATGCCTAGACCATAAGTTGTTGGATTCGAGACCCGGGAGAAACACGGAGGGCGCCGACACTTTAAGTCTGACTTTGGCGCACATTTGGATCGGAgctgtgttttatttttaccag gGCAACTCCAACAGCCTGGCCTCGGTGGACCTGGGCTCGGGTTACGTGGGTCTGAGTGAATACAGCCCGGTCCGGGTCGCCGCCCGCATGGGCCTCCACGCGTACGCCGGCCCGGCTTTGTCTGGGGCGCATTTATTCTGCTCGTTGCCTTATACAGATATTAACAG